A window of Christiangramia forsetii KT0803 contains these coding sequences:
- a CDS encoding thioredoxin family protein translates to MKEIIENSLKNAMEYSQYQLLFKQLVEKGRTTGEETDEKINYTKLNFSRSKRLDKTIKLSEKEKQCFKNIRENQTWLVITEPWCGDAAQSLPFFNKIAQISEKIALKIVLRDENPNLMDAFLTKGSRSIPKLIILNKEKEILNVWGPRSSAATKLVQDYLEEHGKIDDIVKTNLQLWYNQDKGKAILTELQELALYEKRTASI, encoded by the coding sequence ATGAAAGAGATTATAGAAAATAGCCTGAAAAATGCAATGGAATATTCTCAATATCAGCTTTTATTTAAACAGCTGGTAGAAAAAGGACGAACTACCGGTGAAGAAACTGACGAAAAGATCAATTATACTAAACTAAATTTTAGCAGAAGTAAACGTCTTGACAAAACGATTAAGCTTTCAGAAAAAGAAAAGCAATGTTTTAAAAATATCCGTGAAAACCAGACCTGGCTGGTCATTACCGAGCCCTGGTGTGGAGATGCAGCTCAAAGTTTGCCATTTTTCAATAAGATTGCCCAAATTTCAGAAAAAATCGCGCTGAAAATAGTTTTGCGAGACGAAAATCCAAACCTGATGGACGCATTTTTGACCAAAGGCTCCCGTTCTATTCCCAAACTTATTATTTTAAATAAAGAAAAGGAAATCTTGAATGTTTGGGGTCCACGCTCTTCAGCCGCCACGAAACTGGTTCAGGATTATCTTGAAGAACATGGGAAAATAGACGATATCGTAAAAACCAATTTACAGCTTTGGTATAATCAGGATAAAGGGAAGGCTATACTAACAGAACTACAGGAGCTGGCACTTTATGAAAAACGTACAGCAAGTATCTAG
- a CDS encoding DUF488 domain-containing protein: MSQKLKIKTKRVYDDVANNDGYRLLVDRIWPRAVSKEDAQLDEWNKDLAPSDELRKWFDHDPDKFDEFTKRYKKELKNKQEDLERIKEMAQDKRVCLLYGAKDKEHNQAVVLKEVLNAL, encoded by the coding sequence ATGAGCCAGAAATTAAAAATCAAGACAAAGCGGGTTTATGACGATGTAGCGAACAACGATGGTTATAGGTTACTCGTTGATAGAATCTGGCCGCGAGCTGTGTCAAAGGAAGATGCGCAATTAGATGAATGGAATAAAGATCTGGCACCTTCAGATGAACTTCGAAAATGGTTTGATCACGACCCGGACAAATTTGATGAATTTACAAAGCGCTATAAAAAAGAGCTAAAAAACAAACAAGAAGATTTGGAGCGCATTAAAGAAATGGCGCAAGATAAACGGGTATGTCTTTTATACGGGGCCAAAGATAAAGAACACAACCAGGCGGTGGTTTTAAAAGAGGTATTGAACGCCTTATAA
- a CDS encoding cbb3-type cytochrome c oxidase subunit II, which produces MLNFHKEHKNLVLAALLIFVALSILVAIVPAYQMQATIPIPSQEPLTSQEEKGLHVYVSENCVACHTQQVRGIEMDNMWGDRPSLPSDYYYSKQRLDVWRQSPSVLGSERTGPDLTTIGARQPSEDWHLMHLYNPRLVVSESIMPSYSWLFKEVDSSAVTEKDVELSIPEEFFNKPGKKIIASQEALDLVAYLKSLKQTELQDGSIPEFIPALKEIQTGNMNNKTGLNGSRIYNTNCVACHQANGKGIPGAFPPLAGSGFVNDENPEMLIKIILQGYDARSEFGVMPPFADQLSNAEVAAVATHERSSWGNDAPAVTEEDVKQIRDYINNELNQ; this is translated from the coding sequence ATGCTCAATTTTCATAAAGAACATAAAAACCTGGTGCTTGCAGCCCTTCTCATATTTGTGGCTTTAAGCATTCTTGTGGCAATCGTTCCTGCGTATCAGATGCAGGCCACGATCCCAATACCATCGCAAGAACCATTGACAAGTCAGGAAGAAAAAGGATTGCATGTTTATGTTTCTGAAAACTGTGTTGCCTGCCATACACAACAGGTTCGTGGTATCGAAATGGATAATATGTGGGGTGACAGGCCTTCCCTCCCATCAGATTATTATTACAGTAAACAGCGCCTGGATGTATGGAGACAATCCCCATCAGTTTTGGGAAGTGAACGCACAGGCCCAGATTTAACAACTATTGGCGCTCGTCAACCCAGTGAAGATTGGCATTTGATGCATCTGTATAATCCGCGTTTGGTAGTTTCAGAATCCATCATGCCATCCTATTCCTGGCTGTTCAAAGAAGTAGATAGTTCTGCAGTAACCGAAAAAGATGTGGAACTCTCTATTCCTGAAGAATTTTTCAATAAACCTGGTAAAAAAATCATTGCATCGCAGGAAGCTTTAGACCTGGTAGCTTATTTAAAATCTTTAAAACAAACAGAGTTACAAGATGGAAGTATTCCAGAATTTATCCCGGCTTTAAAAGAAATACAAACGGGAAATATGAATAATAAGACTGGTCTTAATGGCTCAAGAATTTATAATACTAATTGTGTTGCCTGCCACCAGGCAAATGGGAAAGGTATTCCTGGAGCTTTTCCTCCACTAGCTGGAAGCGGATTTGTGAACGATGAAAATCCAGAGATGCTTATTAAAATCATACTTCAGGGATATGATGCAAGAAGTGAATTTGGAGTGATGCCCCCATTTGCCGATCAGCTTTCCAATGCCGAAGTTGCCGCTGTTGCGACCCACGAACGGAGTAGCTGGGGAAATGATGCCCCTGCTGTTACAGAAGAAGATGTGAAGCAAATAAGGGATTACATCAACAATGAATTAAACCAATAA
- a CDS encoding cupin domain-containing protein: protein MEPIQKPELTPLDKGSSLKTLQVTALTGWSMPPHHTTKEAVIVVQEGEALLKMPNVDHRLKQGAVFIIPAGVEHSLEIIQDFKAIAIMATDSEINFKQ from the coding sequence ATGGAACCAATACAAAAACCCGAATTAACGCCCCTGGATAAAGGAAGTTCTTTAAAAACATTACAGGTTACTGCTTTAACGGGATGGAGCATGCCACCGCACCATACCACAAAAGAAGCTGTAATTGTTGTTCAGGAGGGCGAGGCCCTGTTAAAAATGCCAAATGTAGACCATAGGCTAAAGCAGGGGGCTGTATTTATTATCCCGGCCGGAGTGGAACACAGCCTGGAGATTATACAGGATTTTAAAGCCATTGCTATTATGGCAACAGATTCTGAAATAAATTTTAAGCAATAA
- a CDS encoding group III truncated hemoglobin: MQKDISNIDDIKQLVDTFYAKIQQDELLAGIFNKVIQNNWPKHLEKMYAFWQTVLLEEHTYYGAPFMPHANLPVSKKHFDRWLILFYKTLDELFDGEKANEARWRATKMAEMFQLKIAHYQQTNSKPLI, from the coding sequence ATGCAAAAAGATATTTCAAATATTGACGATATTAAGCAACTGGTAGACACCTTCTATGCTAAAATACAACAGGATGAACTCTTGGCAGGAATTTTTAATAAGGTGATCCAAAACAATTGGCCAAAACATTTAGAGAAAATGTACGCTTTTTGGCAAACGGTTCTTTTGGAGGAACATACCTATTACGGAGCGCCATTTATGCCCCATGCCAACCTTCCGGTTAGCAAAAAACATTTTGACCGGTGGCTGATTTTGTTCTACAAAACGCTGGATGAACTATTTGATGGCGAAAAGGCGAATGAAGCCCGTTGGCGGGCAACCAAAATGGCCGAAATGTTCCAGCTTAAAATTGCCCATTATCAACAAACCAATTCGAAACCTTTGATATAA
- a CDS encoding cbb3-type cytochrome c oxidase subunit I — translation MKIFHLLTLIFTLVQPDTIYAQVKNVSTESWITSPGILGTIVLITIVLVVAIIIFLSRINSYVDSLKKKQMAKTRLAFDDELVAMESDEIDTILEKRKAALHYKLKGNELSGENEVFDKKGLIQKITNDPNNAYFDEKKKTSLSLETPEPLKKIVIYYIGAAIVWLVLGTLIGQYLGMKFIWPEMDNQSWLSFGRLRPVHTNMVFWGWSSLAMIGLGYFVIARTSNTIIHSYKWAWRAWVFINSSVILGSIFLMAGINNGGGEYREYIWPVMLLFAIALVITFFNFYKTVANRKISEIYISNWFILASLIWTIVLAVIGYLPFYQDGLGETVIQGYYMHQGVGMWFMTFTLGLVYYYLPSALNKPIYSYSLGVLAFWTQMLFYTMIGTHHFVFSPLPWWLQTTAIVFSAGMFIPVVAGTTNFLMTMKGSWSHISKSYVLPFFLVGTLFYFVGSTQGSFQAFRFTNYVWHFTDFNVAHSHMTMYGIIAFFLWAAIYAILPKLTGKEPPQVLVGAHFWMAFIGLFAYMVSLMVGGTYKGLSWIEGNAFIESVILMKPYWVWRAIGGSLMFTSHLIFAYNFYYIVKNRKKVLISEATKPVEEITV, via the coding sequence ATGAAAATATTTCATCTTCTAACTTTAATTTTTACGCTGGTACAACCGGATACAATCTATGCTCAAGTTAAGAATGTTTCTACAGAAAGCTGGATAACCAGTCCGGGGATTTTAGGCACTATAGTACTTATAACCATTGTTCTGGTGGTTGCCATCATTATTTTCTTAAGCCGAATCAATTCCTATGTGGATTCCTTGAAAAAGAAACAAATGGCTAAAACCCGGTTAGCTTTTGATGATGAGCTTGTTGCAATGGAGAGTGATGAAATTGATACTATTCTTGAGAAGAGAAAAGCAGCACTTCACTATAAATTAAAGGGAAATGAGCTAAGCGGAGAAAATGAAGTATTCGATAAAAAGGGATTGATCCAAAAAATAACGAACGATCCTAATAATGCCTATTTTGATGAAAAAAAGAAAACTTCTCTTAGTCTGGAAACTCCGGAACCCCTTAAGAAGATTGTGATTTACTACATCGGTGCAGCCATTGTTTGGTTGGTATTGGGAACCTTAATAGGACAATATTTGGGAATGAAATTTATCTGGCCCGAGATGGACAACCAGTCCTGGCTTTCTTTTGGAAGATTACGCCCCGTACATACTAACATGGTATTTTGGGGTTGGTCTTCCCTGGCTATGATTGGTTTGGGCTATTTTGTAATTGCCCGGACATCCAATACTATAATCCACAGTTATAAATGGGCATGGCGGGCCTGGGTATTTATTAATTCTTCTGTAATACTAGGTAGTATTTTTTTGATGGCCGGGATTAATAATGGCGGCGGTGAATATCGTGAATATATATGGCCGGTAATGCTGCTCTTCGCGATCGCCCTGGTGATCACTTTTTTTAATTTTTACAAAACAGTTGCCAACAGAAAAATTTCAGAAATATACATCTCCAACTGGTTCATTCTTGCTTCTTTAATCTGGACTATTGTTCTGGCAGTTATAGGCTATTTGCCTTTTTATCAGGATGGTTTGGGAGAAACCGTAATTCAAGGGTATTATATGCACCAGGGCGTGGGGATGTGGTTTATGACCTTCACCTTAGGCCTGGTGTATTATTACTTACCCTCTGCATTAAACAAACCTATTTATTCGTATTCACTGGGAGTGCTGGCTTTTTGGACCCAGATGCTTTTTTACACGATGATAGGAACCCACCATTTTGTATTTAGTCCCCTACCCTGGTGGCTCCAAACAACTGCCATTGTATTTAGTGCCGGTATGTTTATCCCTGTAGTGGCGGGTACCACTAATTTTTTAATGACGATGAAGGGGAGCTGGAGCCATATCTCAAAAAGTTATGTGTTGCCTTTTTTTCTGGTTGGGACCCTATTTTATTTTGTAGGCTCTACCCAGGGAAGCTTTCAGGCATTTCGCTTTACCAATTACGTTTGGCATTTCACAGATTTCAATGTGGCCCACTCCCATATGACGATGTATGGGATAATAGCATTTTTTTTATGGGCCGCAATCTATGCCATACTACCAAAATTAACAGGGAAAGAACCACCGCAGGTATTGGTGGGAGCCCATTTTTGGATGGCATTCATAGGCCTTTTTGCCTATATGGTTTCCTTGATGGTAGGTGGTACCTATAAGGGATTAAGTTGGATTGAAGGAAATGCTTTTATTGAGTCTGTAATATTAATGAAACCCTATTGGGTGTGGCGGGCTATTGGAGGTTCCCTGATGTTTACATCCCATCTCATTTTTGCGTATAATTTCTATTACATCGTTAAAAACCGGAAAAAGGTTCTGATATCCGAAGCCACAAAACCTGTAGAAGAGATTACTGTTTAA
- the ric gene encoding iron-sulfur cluster repair di-iron protein encodes MENLIEKPIGQIVAEDYRTAQIFKNHKIDFCCQGNRSIQDAAEKSKIDAQLVIDEINAVQQAEQEGTIDFKSWPLDLLADYIEKTHHRYVEEKISVLKPYLEKLCRVHGERHPELFEITEHFNKSAGELASHMKKEEIILFPAVRKMVQAKQTGIKLEKPHFGTVENPIQMMMMEHETEGERFRLIEKLSNNYTPPQDACNTYRVTFALLQEFENDLHRHIHLENNILFPKSAELEKELNGQV; translated from the coding sequence ATGGAAAATTTAATAGAAAAGCCAATAGGACAAATAGTTGCAGAAGACTACCGCACCGCACAAATATTTAAGAATCACAAAATCGATTTTTGTTGTCAGGGAAACCGAAGCATTCAGGATGCCGCAGAAAAAAGTAAAATAGATGCTCAGTTGGTTATTGATGAAATTAATGCCGTGCAGCAAGCCGAACAGGAAGGTACTATCGATTTTAAATCCTGGCCTTTAGACCTGCTTGCCGATTATATTGAAAAAACACACCATCGCTATGTGGAAGAAAAGATCTCTGTTTTAAAACCCTATCTTGAGAAATTATGCCGGGTACATGGCGAACGGCATCCAGAATTATTTGAAATTACCGAGCATTTTAATAAATCTGCCGGTGAACTTGCATCCCATATGAAAAAGGAAGAAATTATTCTTTTCCCAGCCGTTCGTAAAATGGTGCAGGCCAAACAAACCGGAATTAAATTGGAGAAACCTCATTTTGGGACAGTAGAAAATCCTATTCAAATGATGATGATGGAACATGAAACCGAAGGTGAACGTTTCAGACTTATTGAAAAGCTGAGCAATAACTACACACCACCTCAGGATGCCTGTAATACTTACCGGGTTACTTTTGCCCTTCTTCAGGAATTTGAAAATGACCTGCACCGCCATATTCATTTAGAGAATAACATTCTGTTTCCAAAGTCGGCTGAATTGGAGAAGGAACTCAACGGGCAAGTTTAA
- a CDS encoding RrF2 family transcriptional regulator — MFSKACEYGIRATLYIAHQSQNGMRSNLGEIARAVNSPEAFTAKIMQKLSKNEIVASRKGPSGGFFIDPSSKTKLIAIVQAIDGDLIYNGCGLGLQECSESLPCPLHDQFIAIRGDLKKMLEHTEIMSLAGKLESNKTFLKL, encoded by the coding sequence ATGTTCTCAAAAGCCTGCGAATATGGAATTCGCGCAACTTTATATATCGCCCATCAGTCACAAAACGGAATGAGGTCTAATCTTGGAGAAATTGCACGGGCTGTGAATTCTCCCGAAGCATTCACTGCCAAGATCATGCAGAAATTGTCTAAAAATGAGATTGTAGCATCCAGAAAAGGGCCATCTGGTGGTTTTTTTATTGACCCTTCCAGCAAAACAAAACTTATAGCGATTGTTCAGGCGATAGATGGAGACCTCATCTATAATGGCTGCGGACTCGGTTTGCAGGAATGTTCAGAATCCTTGCCCTGCCCTCTTCACGACCAGTTTATAGCCATTCGCGGAGATTTAAAAAAAATGCTGGAACATACAGAAATTATGAGCCTGGCAGGAAAACTAGAATCTAATAAAACATTTTTAAAGCTTTAA
- a CDS encoding RrF2 family transcriptional regulator, with amino-acid sequence MFSKACEYGIKASTYIALQSLEGQRVSLKEIAGEIDSPIAFTAKILHQLAKNDILVSVKGPYGGFYIPKEKIDVIKLAAIVYAIDGDSVYTGCALGFNECNASKPCLLHDKFVGIRDELREMLQNTSLYELTAGLETSLTYLKR; translated from the coding sequence ATGTTTTCAAAAGCTTGTGAATATGGTATTAAGGCCAGTACATATATAGCCTTACAATCGTTGGAAGGACAACGTGTGAGCCTTAAGGAGATTGCAGGTGAAATTGATTCCCCCATAGCTTTTACCGCTAAAATATTGCACCAATTGGCCAAGAATGATATTTTGGTATCGGTTAAAGGGCCCTATGGTGGATTTTATATACCTAAAGAAAAGATTGACGTGATTAAGCTGGCTGCTATTGTTTATGCAATAGATGGTGATTCAGTCTATACTGGATGTGCTTTAGGATTCAATGAATGTAATGCCAGTAAACCATGTCTCCTGCATGATAAATTTGTTGGTATTAGGGATGAACTTAGAGAAATGTTACAAAACACAAGTCTTTATGAATTAACGGCTGGATTGGAAACTAGCCTCACCTACTTAAAAAGATAA
- a CDS encoding hemerythrin domain-containing protein, translating into MENNKPIKRHEALKPLSRQHHFGLLFSWKLRKGFSENVSVERLKNYADWFFEHEIAPHFKLEEKYIFSILEKEHELIKRALKEHRRIKRLFNDTKNPEKSLSLLEEELQAHIRFEERVLFNEIQKLATTEEFQKIEQIHLEINSKEEYQDPFWEKI; encoded by the coding sequence ATGGAAAATAATAAGCCAATCAAACGCCACGAAGCACTAAAGCCACTTAGCCGCCAGCATCATTTTGGATTGTTATTCTCATGGAAACTTCGAAAAGGATTTTCTGAAAATGTTTCTGTGGAACGATTGAAAAACTATGCTGATTGGTTTTTTGAACATGAAATTGCCCCCCATTTCAAACTAGAAGAAAAGTATATTTTTAGTATTCTGGAAAAAGAGCATGAATTGATAAAACGAGCTTTAAAAGAGCACCGTCGTATTAAAAGATTGTTCAATGATACCAAAAATCCTGAAAAATCACTTAGTCTACTGGAGGAAGAACTACAGGCACATATTCGGTTTGAAGAGCGTGTTTTATTTAATGAAATTCAGAAATTGGCTACTACAGAAGAGTTTCAGAAAATTGAACAAATACATCTGGAGATCAATTCAAAAGAAGAATATCAGGATCCTTTCTGGGAAAAAATTTAG
- a CDS encoding tryptophan 2,3-dioxygenase family protein: MSRINQKIAQKYSELGENPESYLEGLLHSKPINYWDYIGVETLLSLQRPRTNFKDEEIFIMYHQMTELLLKMLLHEIKQLVETDSFSEEIWLDKINRMNRYVSMLINSFDIMKDGMDYEDYNRFRTALAPASGFQSVQFRYIEIYCTKLENLVKQEEKKQLPGSPSTEDYFENIYWKKAGINKKTGDKTLTMLQFEEKYLDSLITLAKKVKGQSLEEQFLMLKKPSEALQKKLLEFDKLYNIEWPLVHLNTAQHYLDKKGENKAATGGSEWKKYLHPKFQQRKFFPSLWTKEDSLVEDKIKI; this comes from the coding sequence ATGTCGCGTATAAATCAGAAAATAGCACAAAAATATAGCGAATTAGGCGAGAATCCTGAAAGCTATTTAGAAGGGCTATTGCATTCCAAACCTATCAATTATTGGGATTATATTGGGGTGGAAACACTTTTATCCCTGCAAAGGCCCCGTACCAATTTTAAAGATGAAGAAATCTTTATTATGTACCATCAAATGACCGAGCTTCTGTTAAAAATGCTGCTTCACGAAATCAAACAACTGGTTGAAACCGATAGTTTTTCCGAAGAAATATGGCTGGATAAAATTAACAGGATGAACCGCTATGTAAGCATGCTCATCAACTCCTTTGATATTATGAAAGATGGGATGGATTATGAGGATTATAACCGCTTTAGAACTGCCTTGGCGCCCGCAAGCGGGTTCCAAAGTGTGCAATTTAGATATATTGAAATTTATTGTACCAAACTGGAAAACCTGGTAAAACAGGAAGAAAAAAAACAGTTGCCTGGCTCCCCTTCCACAGAAGATTATTTTGAAAATATTTATTGGAAGAAAGCTGGTATCAACAAAAAAACAGGTGACAAAACCCTGACTATGCTTCAGTTTGAAGAAAAATATCTCGACAGCTTAATTACACTAGCCAAGAAAGTAAAAGGTCAAAGCCTGGAAGAACAATTTCTGATGCTTAAAAAGCCTTCCGAAGCATTACAAAAAAAGTTATTGGAGTTCGATAAACTTTACAACATAGAATGGCCCCTTGTTCACCTTAATACCGCGCAACATTATCTTGACAAAAAAGGGGAAAATAAAGCGGCCACCGGAGGTTCAGAGTGGAAAAAATATCTGCACCCTAAATTTCAGCAGCGAAAATTCTTCCCTTCCTTATGGACAAAAGAAGATTCGTTAGTGGAAGATAAAATAAAGATATAA
- the acnA gene encoding aconitate hydratase AcnA, producing the protein MSNDPFQTRKSFKLKGGNITYFSLQELEKQGHKIKSLPFSIRILLENALRNFDGFSVTKEHIEILLNWKPQASEQDIPFKPARVLMQDFTGVPAVVDLAALRAEVARKGKNADRINPLIPVDLIVDHSVQVDYFGTNYSYKRNMEEEYKRNQERYQFLKWAQQNFDNFSVVPPGMGICHQVNLEHLAQGVVKRDGKVFPDTLVGTDSHTPMVNGIGVVGWGVGGIEAEAAILGQPIYFIMPEVVGLKLTGKLPLGSTSPDLVLNIANLLRKHGVVGKFVEVFGPGLDHLSVPDRATIGNMSPEFGCTITYFPIGNKTLDYMRQTNRKEEQVKLVEEYCKINMLWRENEEEIEYSTVVELDVSTIEPTVAGPKRPQDKILLKDFKNKFIDLLHTSFGRKYVHPKNRELEDSIGRWKSEGGNQPVPQPPSARPDTKVEADKNALKTVWITRGQDKFMLSDGSVVIAAITSCTNTSNPFVMVGAGLVARKARELGIDVKPWVKTSLAPGSKVVTDYLEKADLMKDLEALQFHLVGYGCTSCIGNSGPLPPQISNAVDEYDLVVASVLSGNRNFEARVHPQVKMNFLMSPMLVVAYAIAGRVDIDMLKDPISYDKNQQAVYLKDIWPTNDEINEILRNVLSPGDFEKNYGEIFAGNEIWRSLQVPEDKVYKWDKNSTYIKEIPIFRNISEKPEALQDIKKAKALLVLGDSITTDHISPAGAFSKSSAAGKYLLENGVEEKAFNSYGSRRGNDEVMVRGTFANVRIKNQLAEKEGGYTRYFPSGEEMTVFDAAEKYKENKTPLIVMAGKEYGSGSSRDWAAKGTFLLGIKCVLAESYERIHRSNLVGMGVLPLQYKDGKNAKNLGVSGEESFTILGISEGLEPRKELQVTVENKEGQKIEFLAIARLDSNIEIEYYQNGGILQYVLRQFLGKEN; encoded by the coding sequence ATGTCCAACGATCCATTCCAAACCCGGAAATCATTTAAATTAAAAGGGGGAAATATAACTTATTTCAGCCTTCAAGAATTGGAGAAGCAAGGACATAAAATAAAGTCACTTCCCTTCTCAATTCGCATATTATTAGAAAATGCCCTGCGTAACTTCGATGGTTTCTCGGTAACCAAAGAACATATAGAAATCCTCCTGAACTGGAAGCCGCAAGCATCAGAACAGGATATTCCTTTTAAACCTGCACGTGTGCTTATGCAGGATTTTACCGGGGTACCTGCAGTGGTTGACCTTGCCGCCTTAAGAGCAGAAGTTGCAAGAAAAGGTAAAAATGCAGATCGTATTAACCCTCTCATCCCCGTGGATTTGATAGTAGATCACTCGGTGCAAGTAGATTATTTCGGGACAAATTATTCCTATAAACGGAATATGGAAGAAGAATACAAACGCAACCAGGAGCGATACCAGTTTCTAAAATGGGCGCAGCAAAATTTTGATAATTTCAGTGTAGTGCCTCCGGGAATGGGAATTTGCCATCAGGTAAACCTCGAACATCTTGCGCAGGGAGTGGTAAAAAGGGATGGAAAAGTTTTTCCGGATACGTTGGTAGGCACAGATAGCCATACCCCGATGGTAAATGGTATTGGAGTTGTTGGCTGGGGAGTTGGCGGAATTGAAGCTGAAGCCGCTATTTTAGGTCAACCCATTTATTTTATAATGCCCGAAGTGGTAGGCCTTAAACTCACCGGGAAATTACCTTTGGGCTCTACCTCTCCCGATTTGGTTCTGAATATTGCCAATTTACTTCGAAAACACGGGGTTGTGGGCAAATTTGTGGAAGTTTTTGGTCCAGGACTGGATCATCTTTCCGTTCCCGATCGAGCTACCATTGGAAATATGTCCCCCGAGTTTGGCTGCACCATTACCTACTTTCCTATTGGTAATAAAACCCTGGATTACATGCGCCAGACGAATCGAAAGGAAGAACAGGTGAAATTAGTTGAAGAGTATTGCAAAATCAATATGCTATGGCGTGAAAATGAAGAAGAGATCGAATATTCGACAGTGGTAGAACTCGATGTTTCTACTATTGAACCAACCGTTGCCGGCCCTAAGCGGCCCCAGGACAAAATTCTTCTGAAGGATTTCAAAAATAAATTTATTGATCTACTCCACACTTCTTTTGGAAGGAAATATGTCCATCCTAAAAATAGGGAACTGGAAGATTCTATTGGTAGGTGGAAATCTGAAGGTGGAAATCAACCTGTTCCTCAACCTCCTTCTGCAAGGCCCGATACCAAAGTAGAAGCTGATAAAAATGCTCTTAAAACTGTTTGGATTACCCGCGGACAGGATAAATTCATGCTTTCGGACGGTTCGGTAGTTATCGCAGCAATCACTTCCTGTACCAACACCTCGAATCCGTTTGTGATGGTAGGTGCCGGTTTGGTAGCCCGAAAAGCCCGGGAATTGGGAATCGACGTTAAGCCCTGGGTAAAAACTTCCCTGGCACCGGGTTCTAAAGTGGTTACCGATTACCTGGAAAAAGCCGATTTAATGAAGGATCTGGAAGCACTTCAATTTCATTTGGTGGGTTATGGCTGTACTTCCTGTATAGGCAATTCCGGGCCCTTGCCACCGCAAATATCAAATGCTGTAGATGAGTATGACTTAGTTGTGGCCTCGGTGCTTTCAGGGAACCGTAATTTTGAAGCCCGCGTACACCCACAGGTAAAAATGAATTTTTTAATGTCACCTATGCTGGTTGTGGCCTACGCCATCGCCGGAAGGGTAGATATCGATATGCTGAAAGATCCTATCAGTTACGATAAAAATCAGCAAGCCGTTTATCTTAAAGACATCTGGCCCACCAACGATGAGATTAATGAAATTTTAAGGAACGTGCTTTCCCCCGGTGATTTTGAAAAAAATTATGGGGAGATATTCGCCGGAAATGAAATATGGAGAAGCCTTCAGGTGCCAGAAGATAAGGTGTACAAGTGGGATAAAAATTCCACTTATATCAAAGAAATTCCGATTTTCAGAAATATTTCAGAAAAACCGGAAGCTCTTCAGGATATTAAAAAGGCCAAGGCATTGTTGGTACTGGGCGACAGCATTACCACCGACCATATTTCCCCTGCAGGAGCTTTCAGTAAAAGTTCGGCAGCGGGAAAATATTTGTTAGAAAACGGCGTCGAGGAAAAAGCTTTTAACTCTTACGGCTCTCGTCGTGGAAATGATGAAGTTATGGTACGTGGCACCTTTGCCAATGTGCGAATCAAAAACCAACTGGCTGAAAAAGAAGGTGGCTATACCCGCTATTTTCCTTCAGGTGAAGAAATGACAGTTTTCGACGCCGCCGAAAAATATAAAGAAAACAAAACCCCGCTAATTGTAATGGCTGGAAAAGAATATGGCAGTGGTTCCTCGCGCGATTGGGCCGCAAAAGGAACCTTTCTATTAGGCATAAAATGTGTTTTGGCCGAAAGTTATGAACGCATCCACCGCAGTAACCTTGTGGGAATGGGTGTGCTTCCACTTCAGTATAAGGATGGCAAAAATGCAAAAAACTTAGGTGTTTCCGGGGAAGAGAGCTTCACGATTTTAGGCATTTCAGAAGGATTAGAACCGCGAAAAGAATTGCAGGTAACCGTTGAAAATAAAGAAGGTCAAAAAATTGAATTTTTGGCTATTGCCAGATTAGATTCTAACATCGAAATAGAGTACTATCAAAACGGTGGGATTTTACAATACGTTTTACGCCAGTTTTTAGGTAAAGAAAATTAA